One segment of Anopheles stephensi strain Indian chromosome 3, UCI_ANSTEP_V1.0, whole genome shotgun sequence DNA contains the following:
- the LOC118509987 gene encoding uncharacterized protein LOC118509987: MATSCPSCSLPVNNEELYKCAGSCDTSYHLRCIGVPEAALPEFTRPDAQALWICASCNASRLSGRAIFNELNTALDVLKDELLREFDGRLTAVLDAVRADVLSAVDRSNSNTHTLMPLAPLTSSTAAATPLSSRPGELDRASQNAPNRNAPKRRLVDFTPPDAVSAPPLNVGTAPISPSSRTVLTVPLNVSNGPKFWLYLTRIAPSVSDSDFKLMVASQLGTDDVITIRLVPRDKDPGTLSFISFKVGMSPDLKEKALSPSTWHNGIVFREFTDHRTSQTAQNFWHTGPREPLPTTSTRVNLPPNHLNPPLSDPHHATMPEPPLP; the protein is encoded by the coding sequence ATGGCTACGTCCTGTCCTTCGTGCTCCCTGCCTGTAAACAACGAAGAACTGTACAAGTGTGCGGGCTCCTGCGATACATCTTACCATCTTCGTTGTATTGGAGTCCCCGAAGCTGCTCTTCCGGAATTCACACGGCCCGATGCTCAAGCCCTCTGGATTTGCGCAAGTTGCAACGCATCGCGGCTTAGCGGTAGAGCTATATTCAATGAGCTCAATACCGCTCTCGATGTTCTGAAGGACGAGTTGCTTCGTGAATTTGACGGTCGTCTTACTGCCGTCTTGGATGCTGTGCGTGCTGATGTACTGTCGGCTGTTGACAGGAGCAATTCCAACACGCACACGTTGATGCCACTCGCACCActaacatcatcaaccgccGCAGCAACGCCATTAAGCTCCCGCCCCGGTGAACTGGACCGAGCGTCCCAAAACGCTCCTAACCGCAATGCGCCTAAACGTAGGCTTGTCGATTTCACGCCTCCTGATGCCGTTTCTGCGCCACCTCTCAACGTTGGCACTGCACCGATTTCACCATCGTCTCGTACCGTGCTGACCGTCCCGTTGAATGTGTCCAACGGGCCGAAATTCTGGTTATACCTTACCAGAATTGCTCCATCGGTGTCGGACTCCGATTTCAAGCTGATGGTGGCTTCTCAGCTAGGTACTGATGACGTCATCACTATTAGACTGGTGCCACGTGACAAGGATCCAGGCACTCTCAGCTTTATCTCCTTTAAAGTTGGGATGTCGCCTGACTTAAAAGAAAAGGCGCTTTCACCATCCACTTGGCACAACGGTATAGTGTTCCGTGAATTCACCGACCACCGCACTTCACAAACAGCACAGAATTTTTGGCACACAGGACCCCGGGAACCACTTCCGACCACCAGTACACGAGTCAACTTGCCGCCCAACCACCTGAATCCGCCGCTCTCCGATCCGCACCACGCCACTATGCCCGAGCCACCACTGCCTTAA